Proteins from a single region of Pyxidicoccus xibeiensis:
- a CDS encoding PAS domain-containing protein, translated as MKERLMDADSLTGERLRAMSAEEFDRLPFGAIKLDGEGRVVAYNAAEAAVARRTAQATVGRRFFEEIAPCTNVAAFRGRLDALVARGEDATERFDFRFNFPWGSREVRIRLMVLHDGARWVFVTALNSLG; from the coding sequence ATGAAGGAGCGACTCATGGATGCGGACTCCCTCACCGGCGAGCGGCTGCGCGCGATGTCGGCCGAGGAGTTCGACCGGCTGCCGTTCGGAGCCATCAAGCTGGATGGGGAAGGTCGGGTGGTGGCCTACAACGCGGCCGAGGCGGCGGTGGCCCGGCGGACGGCGCAGGCCACGGTGGGCCGGCGCTTCTTCGAGGAGATTGCCCCGTGCACCAACGTGGCGGCCTTCCGGGGCCGGCTGGACGCCCTGGTGGCGCGCGGCGAGGACGCGACGGAGCGCTTCGACTTCCGGTTCAACTTCCCCTGGGGCTCGCGCGAGGTGCGCATCCGGCTGATGGTGCTGCACGACGGGGCCCGCTGGGTGTTCGTCACCGCCCTCAACAGCCTCGGCTGA
- a CDS encoding SLC13 family permease, translating into MSQRATPRTTTGQWVGRFAGPAVAALVYFVPSGLHAIPGMGHRPAAAAAVAAWMALWWFTEAFPMGWTALLPLVLFPALGVFGDGGVLVAVGRSAQPFVDPYIFLFMGGMALGAALEQWGLHRRIALLIMRAIGTGPRRLLLGMLVATAAVSLWISNTATAVMMVPIGMALIAQLEATEGRRLEHFGAALMLSVAYGANVGGIGTKIGSPTNSVFAGVVSRRLGSDVGFLEYMAAALPFVLLFVPLIWLVLWRWGRKDAMGPGQGGDVIARELAGLGRLSAGERVVGAVFLVAAVLWIAGDLLRPLLAPLVASAFDGFKLGGKHYEATVAVVGALVLFAAGRLSLAALRRVPWDTLLLLGGGFALAAGIEASGLSAWLITRLSGLESLPALAQYGVVAGTTILLSAIASNTATVNVMLNVLPGTRPLLAVSTFASSCDFALPAGTPPNAIVFGSGYVRLPVMMKAGVLLDVLAAGLLTVYGPLWVRWVLP; encoded by the coding sequence ATGAGCCAGCGGGCCACGCCGCGCACGACAACGGGACAGTGGGTGGGGCGCTTCGCGGGGCCGGCCGTGGCCGCGCTCGTGTACTTCGTCCCCTCCGGCCTGCACGCCATCCCCGGCATGGGCCACCGCCCCGCCGCGGCCGCCGCCGTCGCGGCCTGGATGGCCCTCTGGTGGTTCACCGAGGCCTTCCCCATGGGCTGGACGGCCCTCTTGCCCCTGGTGCTCTTCCCCGCCCTGGGCGTCTTCGGGGACGGCGGCGTGCTGGTGGCGGTGGGCCGCTCCGCGCAGCCCTTCGTGGACCCGTACATCTTCCTCTTCATGGGCGGCATGGCCCTGGGCGCCGCGCTGGAGCAGTGGGGCCTGCACCGGCGCATCGCCCTGCTCATCATGCGCGCCATCGGCACCGGGCCCCGGCGCCTGCTGCTCGGCATGCTGGTGGCCACCGCCGCCGTGTCGCTCTGGATTTCCAACACCGCGACCGCGGTGATGATGGTCCCCATCGGCATGGCCCTCATCGCCCAGCTCGAGGCGACGGAGGGCCGCCGGCTGGAGCACTTCGGCGCGGCGCTGATGCTGTCGGTGGCGTACGGCGCCAACGTGGGTGGCATCGGGACCAAGATTGGCTCGCCCACCAACTCCGTCTTCGCGGGCGTGGTGTCGCGGCGGCTGGGCAGCGACGTGGGCTTCCTGGAGTACATGGCCGCCGCCCTCCCCTTCGTCCTCCTCTTCGTCCCACTTATCTGGCTGGTGCTGTGGCGCTGGGGGCGCAAGGACGCGATGGGCCCCGGCCAGGGCGGCGACGTCATCGCCCGGGAGCTGGCCGGGCTGGGCCGCCTGTCCGCGGGGGAGCGCGTGGTGGGCGCGGTGTTCCTCGTGGCGGCGGTGCTCTGGATTGCGGGTGATTTGCTGCGCCCCCTGCTCGCCCCCCTGGTGGCGAGCGCCTTCGACGGCTTCAAGCTGGGAGGCAAGCACTACGAGGCGACGGTGGCCGTGGTGGGGGCGCTGGTGCTCTTCGCCGCGGGCCGGCTGTCACTGGCCGCGCTGCGCCGGGTGCCCTGGGACACGCTGCTGCTGCTGGGCGGAGGCTTCGCGCTGGCGGCCGGAATCGAAGCGAGCGGCCTGTCCGCCTGGCTCATCACCCGCCTGTCCGGTCTGGAGTCGCTGCCCGCGCTCGCCCAGTACGGCGTGGTGGCCGGCACCACCATCCTGCTGTCGGCCATCGCCTCCAACACCGCCACCGTGAATGTCATGCTCAACGTGCTGCCCGGCACACGGCCGCTGCTGGCGGTGAGCACCTTCGCGTCCTCGTGTGACTTCGCCCTGCCCGCCGGCACGCCGCCCAATGCCATCGTCTTCGGCAGCGGCTATGTGCGCCTGCCGGTGATGATGAAGGCCGGAGTGCTGCTGGACGTGCTGGCCGCCGGGCTGCTCACCGTCTACGGGCCGCTGTGGGTGCGGTGGGTGCTGCCCTGA
- the ftsE gene encoding cell division ATP-binding protein FtsE: protein MIQFFHVYKAYPGDPPVLSDINLNVEKGEFVFLTGPSGAGKTTLLKLIFCAEKATKGQILVGGRNIARIRESAVPYLRRNIGVVFQDFKLLPHRTVEDNVSFTLDVLGVPRAEAREKVRRMLKLVGLEHKADSFPLRLSGGEQQRVVIARALVNDPTILLADEPTGNLDPALTVEIMDLLSQVNVRGTTVMVATHDATLLARYQKRTVRLERGQIVSDEDGVKAARRMVAG from the coding sequence ATGATTCAGTTCTTCCACGTGTACAAGGCGTACCCCGGCGACCCGCCGGTGCTGTCGGACATCAACCTCAACGTGGAGAAGGGCGAGTTCGTCTTCCTCACCGGCCCTTCCGGCGCGGGGAAGACGACGCTGCTCAAGCTCATCTTCTGCGCGGAGAAGGCCACCAAGGGGCAGATCCTGGTGGGCGGCCGCAACATCGCCCGCATCCGCGAGTCCGCCGTGCCGTACCTGCGGCGCAACATCGGCGTCGTGTTCCAGGACTTCAAGCTGCTGCCGCACCGGACGGTGGAGGACAACGTGTCCTTCACGCTGGACGTGCTGGGCGTGCCGCGCGCCGAGGCCCGCGAGAAGGTCCGCCGCATGCTCAAGCTGGTGGGCCTGGAGCACAAGGCGGACTCGTTCCCCCTGCGCCTGTCGGGTGGGGAGCAGCAGCGCGTGGTGATTGCGCGCGCGCTGGTGAACGACCCCACCATCCTGCTCGCGGACGAGCCCACCGGAAACCTGGACCCGGCGCTCACGGTGGAAATCATGGACCTGCTCAGCCAGGTCAACGTGCGCGGCACCACGGTGATGGTGGCCACGCACGACGCCACGCTGCTGGCGCGCTACCAGAAGCGCACGGTGCGGCTGGAGCGCGGGCAGATTGTGTCCGACGAGGACGGCGTCAAGGCGGCGCGGCGGATGGTGGCCGGATGA
- a CDS encoding cell division protein FtsX: protein MSVAAKTAYFWRSAAVGLRHSPFVHFIAVTTIAIALFSAGMARGAARVLDNLLASLGGEVEVTVYLAPELGEDEVHGVRTRVEELSRGDVTLVPPDAALSRLRTELGDLGDALAELPENPLPASLELRVPPETRNPAALQALARELRGQPGVAGVDYGEAAVERLSAIARALRFGSLVAFAVVLGATIIIVAATLQLAIYARRGEIEIQKLVGATDRFVKAPFLLEGLLQGLLGAGVALLGLWAFGHVLGPTLGSLFAFLLGPGVAGPWVEPRLVLELVGAGCGLGLGGSFVAVGRFLRV from the coding sequence ATGAGCGTGGCGGCGAAGACGGCGTACTTCTGGCGCTCGGCGGCGGTGGGGCTGCGGCACTCGCCCTTCGTGCACTTCATCGCGGTGACGACCATCGCCATCGCCCTGTTCTCCGCGGGCATGGCCCGGGGCGCCGCGCGCGTGCTGGACAACCTGCTGGCCTCGCTGGGCGGTGAGGTGGAGGTCACCGTCTACCTCGCCCCCGAGCTGGGTGAGGACGAGGTGCACGGCGTGCGCACCCGCGTGGAGGAGCTCAGCCGCGGAGACGTGACGCTGGTGCCTCCGGACGCGGCGCTGTCGCGGCTGCGCACCGAGCTGGGGGATTTGGGCGACGCGCTGGCGGAGCTGCCGGAGAACCCGCTGCCCGCGTCGCTGGAGCTGCGCGTGCCTCCGGAGACGCGCAACCCGGCGGCGCTCCAGGCACTGGCGAGGGAGCTGCGCGGGCAGCCGGGCGTGGCGGGCGTGGACTACGGCGAGGCAGCGGTGGAGCGCCTGTCGGCCATCGCCCGGGCGCTGCGCTTCGGCTCGCTGGTGGCCTTCGCGGTGGTGCTGGGCGCCACCATCATCATCGTCGCGGCCACGCTCCAGCTCGCCATCTACGCGCGCCGGGGGGAAATCGAAATCCAGAAGCTCGTCGGCGCCACGGACCGCTTCGTCAAGGCGCCCTTCCTCCTGGAGGGCCTGCTGCAGGGGTTGCTGGGCGCGGGCGTGGCGCTGCTGGGGCTGTGGGCCTTCGGGCACGTGCTGGGGCCCACGCTGGGCTCGCTCTTCGCCTTCCTGCTGGGACCGGGCGTGGCGGGGCCGTGGGTGGAGCCGCGCCTGGTGCTGGAGCTGGTGGGCGCCGGGTGTGGCCTGGGCCTGGGAGGCAGCTTCGTCGCGGTGGGGCGCTTCCTGCGGGTATGA